Proteins found in one Miscanthus floridulus cultivar M001 chromosome 4, ASM1932011v1, whole genome shotgun sequence genomic segment:
- the LOC136550769 gene encoding pentatricopeptide repeat-containing protein ELI1, chloroplastic-like, with product MSTTAVLPSPASTRHTSGGSVQHGALTADRAAALLTGCASARRASELQAAAVRAGVDQDKAVDFRLQRAYAASGRLDLAVALLRRTADPTAVFYTSAIHAHSSRGLHQAALALLSEMLLSHGLLPTAHTLSASLPACGGLAVGRALHGYAVKLALSGEPYVATALLGMYARAGEAAAARALFDGMRPDPHVVSVTAMLTCYAKMGLLDDARSLFDGLPSKDLICWNAMMDGYTQHGRPSEALRLFRRMLRSGVEPDEVSVVLALSAVAQLGMAESGRWLHSFVNNSSRRVRLNARVGTALIDMYYKCGSLEDAVAVFRDLGGDVRDIVAWNAMINGYAMHGHSREALAAFDQLRAQGLWPTDITFIGVLNACSHSGLVDEGRELLASMEEEYGIQPKVEHYGCMVDLLGRAGRVEEAFDLVQSMKTTTTAKPDAAMWASLLAACRLHKNMALGERIADHLVANGLANSGTYVLLSNIYAAAGKWREVGRVRSMMRASGIQKEPGCSAVEVGRRVVEFVAGDRSHPRAAEIYAKLDEVKGMARARGHVPRTELVLHDLDDDDAAKEQALAVHSEKLALAFGLISTPPGTAIKIVKNLRACADCHAVLKLVSEVTGRKIVFRDRSRFHHFVDGSCTCGDYW from the coding sequence ATGTCCACCACCGCCGTGCTCCCCTCCCCGGCATCGACCAGGCACACGTCCGGCGGCAGTGTCCAGCATGGCGCCCTCACGGCGGACCGCGCGGCGGCGCTGCTGACGGGCTGCGCGTCCGCGCGCCGCGCATCGGAGCTCCAAGCCGCGGCGGTGCGCGCCGGCGTGGACCAGGACAAAGCCGTGGACTTCCGTCTCCAGCGCGCGTACGCTGCGTCCGGCAGGCTGGACCTCGCCGTGGCGCTGCTCCGCCGCACGGCCGACCCGACCGCCGTCTTCTACACCTCCGCCATCCACGCGCACTCCTCCCGGGGCCTCCACCAAGCGGCGCTGGCGCTCCTCTCGGAGATGCTGCTGTCGCACGGCCTCCTCCCCACCGCGCACACCCTCTCGGCGTCCCTCCCCGCGTGCGGCGGCCTCGCGGTCGGCCGCGCGCTGCACGGGTACGCCGTGAAGCTGGCGCTCTCCGGCGAACCGTACGTGGCCACCGCGCTGCTGGGCATGTACGCGCGCGCCggggaggcagcggcggcgcgggcgctgtTCGACGGGATGCGGCCGGACCCGCACGTGGTGTCGGTGACGGCGATGCTGACCTGCTACGCCAAGATGGGCCTGCTAGACGACGCGCGCAGCCTGTTCGACGGGTTGCCCAGCAAGGACCTCATCTGCTGGAACGCCATGATGGACGGGTACACGCAGCACGGGCGGCCCAGCGAGGCGCTGCGTCTGTTCCGGCGGATGCTGAGGTCGGGCGTGGAGCCCGACGAGGTGTCGGTGGTGCTGGCGCTCTCGGCGGTGGCGCAGCTGGGCATGGCGGAGTCCGGGAGGTGGCTCCACTCGTTCGTGAACAACAGCAGCCGCCGGGTCCGGCTCAACGCCAGGGTCGGCACGGCGCTCATCGACATGTACTACAAGTGCGGGAGCCTGGAGGACGCCGTCGCCGTGTTCCGCGACCTCGGCGGCGACGTCAGGGACATTGTCGCGTGGAACGCCATGATCAACGGGTATGCGATGCACGGGCACAGCCGGGAGGCGCTGGCGGCGTTCGACCAGCTGCGGGCGCAGGGACTCTGGCCTACCGACATCACCTTCATCGGCGTGCTCAACGCGTGCAGCCACTCTGGGCTGGTCGACGAAGGCCGCGAGCTGTTGGCGTCGATGGAGGAAGAGTACGGCATCCAGCCCAAGGTCGAGCACTACGGCTGCATGGTGGACCTCCTCGGCCGCGCCGGGCGCGTCGAGGAAGCGTTCGACCTCGTGCAGAgcatgaagacgacgacgacggcgaagcCCGACGCGGCGATGTGGGCGTCGCTGCTCGCGGCCTGTCGGCTCCACAAGAACATGGCACTGGGCGAGCGGATCGCCGACCACCTCGTGGCCAACGGGCTGGCCAACTCCGGCACGTACGTCCTGCTGTCGAACATCTACGCGGCGGCGGGGAAGTGGCGGGAGGTGGGGCGGGTGCGGTCGATGATGAGGGCGAGCGGCATCCAGAAGGAGCCCGGGTGCAGCGCCGTGGAGGTGGGGCGGCGTGTGGTGGAGTTCGTGGCCGGGGACCGGAGCCACCCGCGCGCGGCGGAGATCTACGCCAAGCTGGATGAGGTGAAGGGCAtggcgcgggcgcgcgggcaCGTGCCGCGGACCGAGCTGGTGCTGCAcgacctcgacgacgacgacgcggccaAGGAGCAGGCGCTGGCGGTGCACAGCGAGAAGCTGGCCCTGGCGTTTGGGCTCATCAGCACGCCGCCTGGGACGGCGATCAAGATCGTCAAGAACCTCCGGGCGTGCGCCGACTGCCACGCCGTGCTGAAGCTGGTGTCGGAGGTGACGGGGAGGAAGATTGTGTTCAGGGATAGGAGCAGGTTCCACCATTTCGTCGACGGGTCATGCACTTGTGGAGATTACTGGTGA
- the LOC136550770 gene encoding eukaryotic translation initiation factor 5A-1/2-like translates to MSDSEEHHFESKADAGASKTYPQQAGTIRKNGYIVIKGRPCKVVEVSTSKTGKHGHAKCHFVAIDIFTGRKLEDIVPSSHNCDVPHVNRVEYQLIDISEDGFVSLLTETGSTKDDTRLPTDEALQAQIKSGYDEGKDILLTVMSAMGEEQICAVKEIGGKN, encoded by the exons ATGTCGGACTCCGAGGAGCACCACTTTGAGTCCAAGGCCGACGCCGGCGCCTCCAAGACCTATCCGCAGCAGGCCGGCACCATCCGCAAGAACGGCTACATCGTCATCAAGGGCCGTCCCTGCAAG GTTGTTGAGGTCTCCACTTCCAAGACTGGGAAGCATGGCCATGCCAAGTGCCACTTTGTTGCCATTGACATTTTCACTGGAAGGAAGCTTGAGGATATTGTTCCTTCTTCTCACAACTGTGAT GTTCCACATGTTAATCGTGTTGAGTATCAGCTGATTGACATTTCTGAAGATGGATTT GTCAGCCTTTTGACTGAGACTGGCAGCACTAAGGATGACACCAGGCTTCCCACTGATGAAGCTCTGCAAGCCCAG ATCAAGAGTGGATATGATGAAGGAAAGGACATCCTCCTGACCGTGATGTCTGCCATGGGTGAGGAACAGATCTGTGCTGTCAAGGAGATTGGGGGCAAGAACTAA